The window CGCGGAAAAGGCCCTTCGAACATCGGAATTTGCACGTTCTCGACGGCTGTCAGCGTAGGGAGCAAGTGAAACGACTGAAAGACAAATCCCAGCGTGCGAGCGCGAAAGCGATCCAGGTTCGCGATCTTCCGCAACGGAGTTCCTGCAAACAGGATTTCGCCGGTCGACGGATGATCAAGCGCGCCGAGCAAATTTAGCAGCGTCGATTTTCCGCTACCGCTGGGTCCCATGATGGCGATGTACTCGCCTCGTTGAATGTCGAAGGAAACACCCTGCAGCGCGCGCACCTGGCCGTCGTCGTACGTGCGCGTGACATCGACGAGCTGATAGAGCGGGCCTTCCTGTGCCGGATCACTCATAGCGAAGTGCCTCCGTGGCTGGAATCGACGCCGCATGCCAGGCAGGATAAAAACCGCCGAGCAGAATCGCAACCGCGGCCGGCACTGCGCCGCAGAGCAATGCTTGCCAGGTGATCAATGGCCCAGTGATTTCGCGAATTGCCGGAAAGCGCGAGATGATCACCGCAGTAAACACTGCCAAAACCGCGCCACTCACAATCGCCAGCAGTCCCAGCGCGAACGACTCCAACAGAATCATCCGCAGCACTCTGGTTCGCGGCCAACCGAGGGCCCGCAGCACGCCGATTTCGCGCGTCCGCTCCTGAACCGAAACCAGCAGCGTGTTCAAAATCCCCAAACTCGCCAGCACCATCGCGATCGAAGTAGTTCCCCAAGCCATCGCGGTTGCCAGCCGATTACGTGTGCCGCTGCCGACGAATTCGCGCACCGGCAGCGCTTGCAGTCCCAGCGATTGATCGGCGTCATCACGCAAAGCTTCGATCTGCTGACACAGCGCGCGAATCACATCGGCATTTGCGTGTGACTTATCAACTTGCACTTCGAACTGAGTCACCTGCCCTAGGCGATCCATCAGTTCCTGCAAATCGGCTAGCGGCGCAATGAGCAAATTGGTCTCGACCGGATTCTCGCTGAGAAAAATTCCGGCTATGCGAAATTTTCGCCCCTCGATTTCAATCGACTCGTTCAACTTCTCGGCGAGCGATTCAGCGAGTCCCACGCCAATCAGCACGCAGCCGCGGTCCTCGGCCGCCAGTGTTTGCCCCGCTTGAATCTGCAAAGACTGCAGAGTGAAGCCGCGCGGATCTTGCCCCAGTAGCAGATGCGGGTGATCGGCAATACCTTTGGTCTTCAGCGATACCGTTTCCTGTAACGTGCCATCGACGGCGGCGACGCCAGGGAGCTTGCTCAAAATGTGTGCCTGATCGGCTCGTAAACTGCTGTTTGCCCGCTCTACAACGCCGGAACGCGTTACCACGATATCGACTCCGCGTCCCTCCAACGACGCCGTCGAAGCGTCGGCAAAACCCCAGGCGGCACCGAACAGCAGAATGGTCGCCGCGACCGCGATGGCGAGGGTCAAAATGGTCAGCGCTGCGTGCACTTGTCGCCCGGCCAGATTTCGAATCACAAGTTGCACGAACAGCATCGCAGGCGATCACTCCGGGAATCATATAACTGCCGCGATTGTCCCCGAAGGTTCCGGGTTAGCCTATGCCAATGAGCGCCGAACCTAACGGTCAGATTACCGGTTCGTTAGAAACTACGGCTGCGGTTTGAAGCAAAGCGATCTGTAGAGGCGTGTGCTGGCGTGAACTCGAATTGTTCCGCCTTCCGCGATGCGATAAGCTGCGGCCGCGAATGAAATTCGGAATCGGAAGGAAGGAGTCCTCCATGTCTCGCAATCGCTGGACGGTCGGCGTTGTTCTCGCTCTGCTCGGCTGTGGTCTCGTGCTGCACGCCGTGAGCGCTCAGCAGTTTGCTCAACCTGCCCGGCAGGTGCGCGTCGGCGATGTTGATCTCGTGAACAGTCGCGTCTACATGCTGGTCGGCAAAACCGGCCTCGGCCACGAGCATGGCGTGGTCGGACAATTGCAGAGTGGGCACATCCTGCTCGGCCAGCCGCAGAACGCCGGCGAACTCGTGTTCGATATGAAATCGTTCGCCGCCGATGACGACGCCGCGCGGAAGTATGTAGGCCTGAAGGGAAGCACAGACAACAACACCCGCCAGCAAGTGAATGACAACATGCTCGGTGCCGCGGTGCTGAATGTCGCTCGCTTTGCGACGGCGATTTACACCATCGACTCGGCGCTGCCGCTGCAGGCGCAACCCGGCGACAAGGTTGCCTACTATCAGTTCAAAGGAACGTTGACTTTGGCGGGCGTTGCTCGGCCGGTACAGTTGAAGTGCGAAGTCATTCCGGTTGGCGATGCCGTGCGCGTCCGCACCGGCTTTCTGCTCAAACAGACCGACTACGGCATCAAGCCCTTTTCCAAAGCCTTTGGTGCTGTGGGTGTGGCGGACGAAATGAAAGTTTACGGCGAACTCGTGATTGCCAACAAATAAGGTTGCTGGAGCAAAATGATTTCCATCGAGACGGTCAACAAACAGTCCATTCAGTGGCATTACGATTTGTCCACGGTCTTCTACCGCGTGTTGTGGGGGCCGCACATTCATCATGGCCTGTGGTCCGGCGATGAGTCGTCCGAGTCGGCTCAGTTGAAACTGACGCAGACGTTGGCGCGACTGGCGCAGATTCCCGCTGCGGGTTGCGATGTGGTCGATGTCGGTTGCGGCATGGGTGGCTCTTCGATTCACCTGGCGAAACACTTTGGCTGTCGCGTGACCGGCGTCACGCTCAGCCCCGTGCAGCGGTGGTGGGCGACGGCTGGCGCGCTGTGGCATGGCATGCGTTCGCGGACGAAGTTCATCGCCGCTGACGCAGAGAAGTTGACGTTTGCCGCCGAATCATTCGACTTGCTCTGGAGTGTGGAATGCACTGAGCACTTATTCGATAAGGCTGCTTTCTTTGCGAAGGCCGCGACCTGGTTGCGGCCCGGTGGCAAAGTGGCGATCTGTGCGTGGCTGTCGAAGGAAGATCCTTGCGACGCGCAGGATCAACACTTGCTGGAAGATGTTTGTCGCGGCATGCTCTGCCCATCGCTCGGCAGCCGCCGCGACTATGCCGATTGGTTCGCCGCTGCGGGATTGCGCTTGAGTCATTACGAAGATTGGTCCGATCGCGTTGCCCGCACTTGGAAGATTTGTCAGGAACGCGTGCAACGCTGGCGGTTGCAGCATGTGGCCCGGATTGTCGATCGGAGCTCGGTCGACTTTCTCGAGAAGTTTCAGACCATGATCGATGCCTATGCCCGCGGCTCGCTGCGGTATGGTTGCTTGATCGCTGAAAAAGTTGCGAGCTGAAACGGATGAGCGCTCTGCCACAGGCCACGGCGATCACTGCACGCTGGGGAGGAATTCTCTTCGGCCTGGGAACGCATGCTCTGTTCGGCCTCACCGTCTGGCGGTTGTTTCTCTTTCTGCAATCGCCGGCCGACGGCCTCTGGGCCGGCAACCAGGCGACTAACTTGCTCCTATCGCTACTGTTTGTCGTTCCCCACAGCCTGCTGCTGCACCCATCGATCCGCGACCGCCTGACTTGGATTGCCGGTCCGTTCTATGGCTGCTTCTACACGCTGGTGACCATCGCTTGCTTGTGGTGCTGCTTCTTGGGCTGGCGAAAAGATCCGCTCGTCCTCTGGCAAGTGCCAGGAGTCGCGGCATACATGATTCAAGCTTGCTTCTTAGGATCGTGGGTCGCCCTCTTCTACAGCATTCGATTGACCGGCTTTGGTTGGCAGACCGGCTGGACTCCGTGGCTGGCCTGGTTCCGAGGGGAGCCACCGCCGCGCCGCGGTTTCAATCCGACAGGCGCGTATCGCTACTTCCGCCATCCCGTTTATCTCAGCTTCCTCGGCCTACTCTGGTTCTCGCCCGTAATGACGCTCGACCGGGCCATCCTGGTCGGTACATGGACGGTGTATATCTTCGCGGGAAGCCTGCTCAAAGATCAGCGGCTGCACTTCTACCTGGGTGACCGCTACCGTGATTATCAGCAGCAAGTCCCCGGCTATCCCTTGCTTGGCTTTGGCCCGTGGGGAAGACTGGCGAAAGATGAAGAGAAACCAAGCACAGCTGACGCGGCCGTGCACACGAAGCCTGCAGCAGAAGTTCACCGTCGCGCTGCATGATACAGCCGGGCGACGCTACTAGTCGATCACCATGGCTTCGACACTCATGCCAGGGCCGAAACCGAGGGCCACGATGGGTCGCGGGGCCGGTTGCTTGCGAAGGCGATCGAGGACAAAGAAGATCGTCGCTGAGGACATGTTGCCATGCTCGGCGAGGACCTCGCGGCAGGTGGATAGTTTCTCTTCGGCCAGCCCGAGCGATTTGCGACAGGCGTCGAGGATGCGCGGGCCACCGGGATGAATGGCCCAACTGCCGACGCTGTCCAGCGTCAGTCCTTCCTGGGCGAGGAAGTTTGTCAGCCAGTCGCCAGCGTGGCGTTCGATGATCGCGGGGACTTCTTGCGATAGGGTCATCTCGAAACCGTAATCGCCGATGTTCCAGGTCATGGCTTCTGCCGTGTTGTCGATCAGCACCGAACCTTGCCGCACGATGCGGAGTTGCTCGTCAGGCGAACCGACTTGGCAGATCGCGGCCCCCGCGCCATCGGCAAACAGGGCGTTGGCGACGACCTTTTCGACATCCCAGCCGTAGAAATGATGCAGGCTGCAAAGTTCGACTGCACACACCAGCACAACCGCCGTGTTGTCGGCATTCAGAATCGACGAGGCCACATCCAAGGCATTGAAGCCGCCGTGACATCCCATGAAGCCGATGAGGGTTCGCTTGGTTGTCGGCCGTAGTTTCATCTGTTGCACCAGGCCGATGTCGATGCCCGGGGCACTAAAACCGCTGCAGGACGCCACGACCACATGCGTGACGTCGCGGGCAGCACAATCGGCTTCGCTGAGGGCGTGCCGCGCGGCGTGCAGGGCCAGGGGAAGTGCTTCACGCTGATAGATCTGCATGCGGGCCGCAGTGCCCGGGCCGCGATCGAGCGGATGTTGTCGCGGCTGAAAAAAGATTTCCCGCTCAGCGAGCGAGCCGGCCGCAGCGTGCAGCAAGACGCTCCCGCGAGTTTGCACTCCCGAATGGCGATAGATGAGTGACATCAAATCGCGCTGCTCGGCAGAATCGCACGAGAAGTCGCTGGTAAGTTCTGCCGCATCGCGCTGAGAAATCTGATATCGCGGCGTAGCCAGGCCGAGGCCTGTAATCCCCAGAGTCATATCGAAACCTGATCAGCCGACGGGCAACCGTTCATCAGCCAAGCTAACAAGACCGCGGCCCGAGGCATGGCATTCAAAGCTCGAATGCTCCAACGGGTCAGTCTTGGCATCCGCAAAAGCGTGGTGACCAGGCGAGCCGTTTTGGTTTTGGTGCGCAGAAACTTTCGGTGTCGCTCTTGCCACTCTAGCTCTGCTTGGCCGTTTGACCAAGTACCGGCAGTCGCTAGCAAAGATGACAAATTCGCAGCCGATTGGAGCGCCCAGTAGATTCCCTCGCCGGTGAAAGGCTCGACATAGCCGGCCGAATCGCCGACCACAAACACGCCATCGGCCGCCACACAGTGCATTCGGTGCGACAACCGCGGCGTGCCGCTCCAGTTGGCAGCGCACCAGGTCACGCGCGAACGCTCGGCCCAAGTCAACTGTCCTGACTCGGTCAGAATGTTGGCAACAACAGCATTGAGTGCCGATTCCTGAGCAAGCAGCGCCGGAGCAACCGCAGCCGCCACATGCAGTTGGCCCGCAGTGGACCGCGCGAGTCCGACGTAGCCTTGTCGACCAACGGCCATCTGCACGATTCCCGGTGCAAGGCCTGCTTCGTTCAGCCAGGCTTCGTCCTCGTGGATGATGGCTCCGATGCCAATGTGCGACACATCGGCAACCTTGTCGGGCAGGTTGTGCAGTCGACTCAAACTGCTGTGCGAAAGTCCGTCGGCAGCGACCACCAGCTTAGACGCGATTTCGAAGGATCCATGTTGAGGTTCACGACACTCGATCGTGCGCGAGGCAGCCTGGCGTTCACCGATCACCGCACTTGTTTGACAGAGGAAAGCGGCGCCAGCAGTGACGGCTGCGTTGACGAGATATTCGTCGAACGTTGCTCGCGAGACAATGCTCACTGGGGCCATGGGAATGCAAGTTGACTGGCCACCAGCGATGAGTCGCAAGCGATCGGCGGTTCCGTGTTTCAACTGTTCAGACCAAGGCTCGAGGCCCTGTTGCTGCAATAACCGAGTTGCCTTCCAACTGACGCAGCCGCCACAAACTTTTTCGCGCGGAAAAGAACTCTTCTCCAGGAGCAAGACGCGTTTCCCTGCAAGCGCCAGTTGCCGCGCGGAGAACGTACCGGCTGGGCCCGCGCCGATCACAACCACGTCCCAGCTTGACCCGGCAGCAGCGGCGGGAGTGATGGTAGAAGCGTTCTTCAAGCGCGCCTCCAATCTAACAGCCAACGCTGAGGCCAGCGTGACTCGACTTTCGCCTGGCGCAAGTCTGCCTGCTCGGCGAGGGCCTGAACTTCGGCAATCGTGAAGGCACCTGCCACAGAAACCGGGCCGTCGTAATGCACGACGCTCGACCGCGAGAGAAGCCGGCAAGCTGCTTGCGCTAGAACATATCCGATGCGACTCCGTTTCAAATCGTTGATCAGAACTTGCTGTCTGGCTTCACTCCCCATGCGAGTCAACAAAGCGAGGGCCTGAGTTTCATCGAGATGATGGAGAAACAGCGAGCACATAACCACATCGCAATTTCTCGGCCAATCACCATGCAGCACGTCGGCCTGAATGAATTCAACTGGCAAGTCGAGTCGCCTCACTTGTTCGCGGGCATGAGCTACCGCCACTTCGCTGATGTCGAGTCCGGTCCATTCAATCTTCCGGCCCAGTCGTTGCATCTGCCGCGCCAGCGACAACAACACGTCGCCGCCGCCACAAGCGAGATCAAGAACCCGCAGCGGCCGACTCCCCGTGTGCATTGCTGCCGTTTGTCGAATCGGCCCGGCCAGAATCTGGCCGCTACGGCTGAACCAATTCAAGCGTGCCAGCGAAGCGAGTGCAGCGCGGTGATCAGCGGCCGGCAGATCAACCTGATCCATCTGTTCTGGCAGTCGATGACGCTCCTGCAAATTGAAAACACGCCACAAAGCATTATTCGCCGCCGGATAGAAGGACTGGAAGGGAAGAGTGAATTGATCTTATCGTGCCGGTCTCATTCCACCAACCGACCGACGATCAGGTTTTGTCTTTGGAGCAGGGAATTTGGCGATCGTTGAATACTTCCTCAATGCGCAGGCGGCTCGCTGGGTGACGCCACTCACGCGACCACTTCGGGACTAACCGTGGGACGAGAGCGGGCGTCGGGATTCAAGAATGCCCCAGTGACCAGCACCGGGGCCTCGATTTTCGACATCCGACCAACTTAGCGGCTTGTCTTCGCAATCGCGGCGAAGGTCGCATTCGTGATTGGCGTCACCGTGACCGATCCATCCGTTGCGGTTGAAACCGTCGACAAGGTAATGACTGAAGTTGCAGTGACTGCCGGCGCAGTCTTATTCAACTTGAGCTTCCCCGTACCATCGGCGCCGATGGTGATTTTGCCAATCGACGTGGCGGGGCTTGTTCCGTCAAGCGAAATCGACACATCAATCACTGCACCTGGAGTTCCCCCCTTGAGTTGCACGCTCAACTCACTGACCACCAACCCACGTTCGGTTTCGCTCTCGAAGCAGGCCGAACCAGTGAGTTTGCTAGACGGATCGACCAGACTTGCGGCGAGTTTTGTTTCGGTGTGATCACCGCTCGAATCGTGCCCTGAACCCGAGCCATTGGTGGGAACGGCAAAGATGCCGCTGGCGAGCGTGGTGACAGCGCCGGCTGCATCCGTGGCATTTAGTGAGATGCTCGAACCCGCCAGAATGTCTGGCGACTTGGCAGTCAACTTCAGCTTTCCCGAGCCGTCGGCTTTGACGGTAATCGAGCCCAGCACACTCACAGTGCCTTTGGCATCGGTCGCCGTTACTTGGATCACCGATCCAGCTGTCGCGCCCTTCACTTCGACACTTAGTTCACGAACCGCAACTCCCTTTTCCAATTCTGATTCGAATTTTGCGGTGCCGGTCACCTTACTCGCGCCCGTCGCGTCAGCCAAGTTCGCGACCAAATGCGTTTCACTGGAACTACTCGCAGATTTCGCCGTTACCGCTGTCGATTTGGCCGCAACAGTGCTCACGATCGCCGGTGAATGGTCGGCGACGTGCGTCGTCGCAGCGCCGTGGATTCCGGAGAGCAGGCTTCGAGATTCCAGTGACTCCAGCGTGAGCCGTGATTGTTCGATCCAGGCCTTACGTTTTCCAAACGTCATTGCAATTCTCCTTCGACGGCAGCGCCGTCAAATGTCTCGGTCGCAGAGAGGTTCCGTAGAAAAGAAGTGATCCGCGTGCAAGGTCGCGACCGCACCCGTGCACTTGTTTCACTACGCTGAATGGTAGGGAGGCGAGTTATGTGTCGTATGCGAGGGAAAACCCTGATCGCAGGATGAATTTTGCAACAGGACATATACTTTCGGCTGGGATTCAGCCCCAGCCTGACGGTCACAGTTACAATCGAGGTAGCCGCTCACTATTACCCGTGGAGAAATCGCATGCGCCGCGCAATAAAGTTCAGTCATTCGCTCACAGCGTGTCTGCTCGTTGGACTGCTGGCCTGCAGTTTCCTGCCGCAACGAGCGGCCTTTGCAGATAAGGATGAAGATGAAAAAGTCCACGAGTTGATGGAAAAGACGCATGAAGGAAAAAAGTCGCCTTGGAAGAAAGCAGTGCAAGCGTCCCAGGCAAATCCCATCGATTGGGTCACTATCAATCAGGCGCTACCTCGCCTAGCAGACATGAGCAAGGCACTCGCAACAGCCAAAGATAAAGACGTGCGCGACGCGGCAGATGGCTATGTCACTGCGGTCAAGGATCTCGCTATTCAAGCGAACAAGCGCGATGCTGTTCGCGCTCGTGTAGCACTTACGGCCCTCTCCAACTCATGCATTGATTGCCATTACAAAGGCGGCCCAGGAGGCAAATTGGACTAGTCGATCTTGCGGGCTCAAGTAAACTTTGGCGTCTTCTCCCAGAGAATCCGCAAGCCGTTGAAAACCACGATTACTGTGCTCCCTTCATGCCCCAATACGCCTAACCACAGGGGTAGATCGAAAAACGTTGAAATCACCAGCACCGCGATCATCGAAAACGCGAAGATCATGTTCTGGCGAACGCGTCTGCGGGCCAGATGACTAATCCAAACGGCGAGCGGCAGCGCTCGCAAGTCATCTCGCATCAGCACCACATCGGCCACTTCTAACGCGACGTCCGTGCCAGCACCTCCCATCGCAATTCCCACGCTCGCTGCGGCCAACGCAGGGGCGTCGTTGACCCCGTCACCCACCATGGCCACCATTCCGCCATTTTCGGCGAGCCGGCGGAGTTCAACGACTTTTTGATCGGGCATCAAGCCCGCGCGAACGTCATCTGCATGCAACGTGGCTGCAATCGAGCGGGCAACTCGCTCATGATCGCCGGTCAGAACCACGATCTTGCGAATTCCCAGGCGCTTCAGCGCGTCCATAGTCATCATAGCTTCCGGACGAATCTGATCAGCCACGCCGATGATGCCGCAGAGCGATTCCTGATCGGTCACAATCAGCAAGGCGGTCTGCCCAGCTTCGCGGATGCGTTGTGCCTGTTCGGCGAGCGCCCCAGGAACCTGAATGCCATGAGTCTCGAACAGTCCCTCGCGGCCGGCGCCAACCCAGATTCCATCAATCCGGGCATGAACGCCGAGGCCCGTGTGGCTGTGAAAATCTCCCAGCGGCGATTCCGACAAACCCACTCCGCGTTTGCGGGCTTCATCGACGACCGGTACTCCTAACGGATGCTCGCTACGTTGTTCAACGGTCGCAACCAGGCTGAGCAACCGAGCCACATCGACACCCGCCGGAGTCCAAATTTCCGTGACACCCGGTTTGCCAATCGTCACGGTCCCGGTCTTATCGAAGGCAATCACATCGACTTGTCCCAGCGACTCCAGGTGAATGCCCCCTTTAAAGAGCACTCCATGCCGGCCGGCCCGCGCAATCGCCGAGAGCAGAACCGCGGGTGCGCTGACCACCACCGCGCAGGGGGAAGCTGCTACGAGTATCACCATCGCATGATAGAACGCATCGTACCAACTGGCCGTGTGTACGATTTTGGCACCTACGAACACGAGCGTCGCAACGAGCAGGACGCCCATCACATACGGCTGTTGCCATGATTCGACAAAGCGTTGCGTCGGCGTCTTTTGCGCCTGCGATTCCTGCACCATCTTGACGATCCGCTCCAGCGTGGTGTCGGCAACCGCCTTCGTCATTCGCACCAGCACACTTCCCTGGCCGTTGATCGTGCCGGAAAACACCGTCGCGCCGAGCGGCTTGTGGATTGGTTCGCTCTCGCCGGTCAAAGTCGCTTCGTCTGCCCAAGTCTCTCCATCAGTTACCACGCCATCGACCGCAAAGCGTTCACCGGGTCGGACCCGAATGACATCGCCAATTTGCAGAAATTCCACGGGGACTCTTTTATCGTCGGCAACGCCTAGCTGCACTAACATGGCTTCGCGTGGTAGAAGTTGAATGAGTGACTCAATGGAACGAGTCGTCCGATACATGGCAAACGCTTCGAGGGTGCCGCTAAGTGAGAACAGAAAGAGCAGCACCACCCCTTCCAGCCAATCGTCAATCGTGGCTGCACCAATCGCGGCGAGAATCATCAGCAGATCGACATTGAGTTCGCGTTTCCGCAACGCAGCCAGTGCATTGGCGGTCGGCCCTAGTCCGCCCGCCAAGTAGGCGCCGACACAGGCCGCGATTGACCATGTCGGCGCGCTCGAAAACTCCAGCGAGTGGAAAACAGCGCCGACAATTCCCAATGCCGCACAAATGGCGGTTGCGATGGCTCCGAATATCGGCGGCGAAGCTTTCGCGGCAGTTGGTGGGATGGAAGAAGTGGAACTGGTGGCAGGCGAATTTGGCAACGTAATTCTCTCGATAATCCTGAGGTATAGGTATCGCAATTCAATCCTGTCCGCCGCTGCCTGCAAGCAAGCCAGCTTCCATGGCGAGTTGCGTGAGTTCGGCCCGATTATGCAGGCCCAATTTCGTCATCAGTCGCGCGCGATACGATTCGACTGTCTTCACACTCAAGTCGAGCCGATCGGCAATCGCCTGGTTAGTGTGTCCCTGCGCGACCATAGTGAGCACTTCGCGCTCACGTTCGCTGAGCGTGTCAATCAAGCTTGTCGGTCCGTTCGGCGGAGCTGGCGCGATCGCAGGCCGATCTGATGCTGCCGCGAGCAGAACTTGTGTGTAAATCTTCCCTCGCGCTACGCAGCGAATAGCGTCGAGTAATTCGGTATCGGCCGACTGCTTGACAACGTAGCCAAACGCACCGGCGGCCATCGCCACCCGGAAGTAGGCAGCATCGTCGTGCATCGTTAGCACCACGACACGGGTCTGCGGACATTCGCGTGACAGTGATTCGATGACGTGCACTCCCGTGCCGCCGGGCATGGTCAGATCGAGAGTCATCACGTCAGGCTTGAGTTCGCGGGCCTTGCGCAGTGCTTCGTCGTGGCTGCCAGCTTCGCCTACAATCTGCATATCCGGTTGTGAGTTGATCAGCAACTTCAGCCCACTGCGGAGTACGGCGTGGTCGTCCGCGACGATAATTCGAGTCCTAGCCATCGCTTGCCACCAATTCTTGCAAAGGAAAGGTCACTCGGATCTGAGTTCCCCGGCCAGGCTGAGAAGTGATCTGAGCTTCCCCTCCTAACAATCCAGCCCGCTCGTGAATGCTCAACAGACCGAAAGGGCTATTCACTTGATCCAGCCGCAGCGCTGCAGCGACCTCAAAGCCCACACCATCATCGGAAACTGCAATCGTCAGCTTTCGTGGACTGCAAGTCAGTTTAATTTGCACGTGCTTTGCCTTACCGTGCCTGACTGCATTGGTAGCTGCTTCCTGCACGATGCGATATACGGCCGTTTGCAGGTCGTCGGGCAGCCTGGCTCCCTGCTCGCAATCGCGTTCGAACGTGGCTTCGATTTGGTGCGAGGCTGCGAGATCTTCAACCAGGCGCTCCAGGGCTGGAACCAACCCTAGATCATCCAACACGGCCGGACGCAATCCCCGGGCTAACCTACGGATTTCGTCGTGCATATCACTCCCAATCTGGCGCAATTCCCTCGCTTGTTGTTGCAAAGCGGCTATCTGTGTCAGGCTTTCCATTGTCTTTAGACCGATCATCAGGCCGGTCAACGATTGCCCCACGCTGTCGTGTAAATCCCTGGCATTGCGCCCGCGTTCGCTCTCGTGGGCGGACAGAGTGAGCGCCAACAGTCGCTGGCGGGTTGCCGCAAGTTTCTGGAGCGGCTTCACAATCAGGTACCAGAGCAACGGCGCGAGCACGCCGGTCAGCAAACAAGCGTCAATGAGTGCCTCGACGATTTTTGTCCCATCGTGTGGCAGGAGATGCGGCAGAACCAGCATCACCAGGACTTCGATCGTGAACAGCAACACCAGGATGATGACAAACAGCCGCAGAGGTCGGATGGTGTCCAGTTCGAGA is drawn from Anatilimnocola floriformis and contains these coding sequences:
- a CDS encoding ABC transporter ATP-binding protein, with amino-acid sequence MSDPAQEGPLYQLVDVTRTYDDGQVRALQGVSFDIQRGEYIAIMGPSGSGKSTLLNLLGALDHPSTGEILFAGTPLRKIANLDRFRARTLGFVFQSFHLLPTLTAVENVQIPMFEGPFPRREWRGRAEALLASVGLAHRAKHLPAKLSVGERQRVAIARALANGPQLLLADEPTGNLDSESGAAVLDLFARLHAEQGLTLVVITHGAEVAARAERILTIRDGRLSPR
- a CDS encoding ABC transporter permease, encoding MQLVIRNLAGRQVHAALTILTLAIAVAATILLFGAAWGFADASTASLEGRGVDIVVTRSGVVERANSSLRADQAHILSKLPGVAAVDGTLQETVSLKTKGIADHPHLLLGQDPRGFTLQSLQIQAGQTLAAEDRGCVLIGVGLAESLAEKLNESIEIEGRKFRIAGIFLSENPVETNLLIAPLADLQELMDRLGQVTQFEVQVDKSHANADVIRALCQQIEALRDDADQSLGLQALPVREFVGSGTRNRLATAMAWGTTSIAMVLASLGILNTLLVSVQERTREIGVLRALGWPRTRVLRMILLESFALGLLAIVSGAVLAVFTAVIISRFPAIREITGPLITWQALLCGAVPAAVAILLGGFYPAWHAASIPATEALRYE
- a CDS encoding YceI family protein, which translates into the protein MSRNRWTVGVVLALLGCGLVLHAVSAQQFAQPARQVRVGDVDLVNSRVYMLVGKTGLGHEHGVVGQLQSGHILLGQPQNAGELVFDMKSFAADDDAARKYVGLKGSTDNNTRQQVNDNMLGAAVLNVARFATAIYTIDSALPLQAQPGDKVAYYQFKGTLTLAGVARPVQLKCEVIPVGDAVRVRTGFLLKQTDYGIKPFSKAFGAVGVADEMKVYGELVIANK
- a CDS encoding class I SAM-dependent methyltransferase codes for the protein MISIETVNKQSIQWHYDLSTVFYRVLWGPHIHHGLWSGDESSESAQLKLTQTLARLAQIPAAGCDVVDVGCGMGGSSIHLAKHFGCRVTGVTLSPVQRWWATAGALWHGMRSRTKFIAADAEKLTFAAESFDLLWSVECTEHLFDKAAFFAKAATWLRPGGKVAICAWLSKEDPCDAQDQHLLEDVCRGMLCPSLGSRRDYADWFAAAGLRLSHYEDWSDRVARTWKICQERVQRWRLQHVARIVDRSSVDFLEKFQTMIDAYARGSLRYGCLIAEKVAS
- a CDS encoding methyltransferase family protein, with protein sequence MSALPQATAITARWGGILFGLGTHALFGLTVWRLFLFLQSPADGLWAGNQATNLLLSLLFVVPHSLLLHPSIRDRLTWIAGPFYGCFYTLVTIACLWCCFLGWRKDPLVLWQVPGVAAYMIQACFLGSWVALFYSIRLTGFGWQTGWTPWLAWFRGEPPPRRGFNPTGAYRYFRHPVYLSFLGLLWFSPVMTLDRAILVGTWTVYIFAGSLLKDQRLHFYLGDRYRDYQQQVPGYPLLGFGPWGRLAKDEEKPSTADAAVHTKPAAEVHRRAA
- a CDS encoding type III polyketide synthase — protein: MTLGITGLGLATPRYQISQRDAAELTSDFSCDSAEQRDLMSLIYRHSGVQTRGSVLLHAAAGSLAEREIFFQPRQHPLDRGPGTAARMQIYQREALPLALHAARHALSEADCAARDVTHVVVASCSGFSAPGIDIGLVQQMKLRPTTKRTLIGFMGCHGGFNALDVASSILNADNTAVVLVCAVELCSLHHFYGWDVEKVVANALFADGAGAAICQVGSPDEQLRIVRQGSVLIDNTAEAMTWNIGDYGFEMTLSQEVPAIIERHAGDWLTNFLAQEGLTLDSVGSWAIHPGGPRILDACRKSLGLAEEKLSTCREVLAEHGNMSSATIFFVLDRLRKQPAPRPIVALGFGPGMSVEAMVID
- a CDS encoding NAD(P)/FAD-dependent oxidoreductase, producing the protein MKNASTITPAAAAGSSWDVVVIGAGPAGTFSARQLALAGKRVLLLEKSSFPREKVCGGCVSWKATRLLQQQGLEPWSEQLKHGTADRLRLIAGGQSTCIPMAPVSIVSRATFDEYLVNAAVTAGAAFLCQTSAVIGERQAASRTIECREPQHGSFEIASKLVVAADGLSHSSLSRLHNLPDKVADVSHIGIGAIIHEDEAWLNEAGLAPGIVQMAVGRQGYVGLARSTAGQLHVAAAVAPALLAQESALNAVVANILTESGQLTWAERSRVTWCAANWSGTPRLSHRMHCVAADGVFVVGDSAGYVEPFTGEGIYWALQSAANLSSLLATAGTWSNGQAELEWQERHRKFLRTKTKTARLVTTLLRMPRLTRWSIRALNAMPRAAVLLAWLMNGCPSADQVSI
- a CDS encoding methyltransferase domain-containing protein, whose protein sequence is MDQVDLPAADHRAALASLARLNWFSRSGQILAGPIRQTAAMHTGSRPLRVLDLACGGGDVLLSLARQMQRLGRKIEWTGLDISEVAVAHAREQVRRLDLPVEFIQADVLHGDWPRNCDVVMCSLFLHHLDETQALALLTRMGSEARQQVLINDLKRSRIGYVLAQAACRLLSRSSVVHYDGPVSVAGAFTIAEVQALAEQADLRQAKVESRWPQRWLLDWRRA